Part of the Streptomyces sp. WMMC500 genome is shown below.
AGGCCCTGCTGGTGGCGGGCGACGCCGACGAGGTCGGTCTCCGCCTTGATCAGCACGGCGCCCAGCGCGGCGAGGGTGCCGAGGAAGGCCCAGAGCCAGTCGGCGGAACCCTCGCCCCACGGGTCGGCGGCCCGCAGGCCGAAGCCGACGAGCACCGCGGCGTCGCAGAGGTACGCGCCGACCCGGTCGAGGTACACGCCGCCGATGGAGAACTGCTGCTTCCAGCGGGCGACCTCCCCGTCGACGCAGTCGAGCAGCAGGTACAACTGGACCATCAGCACGCCCAGCAGGGCCCCGGTGATCCCGGGCACCAGCAGCGCCGGGGCGGCCAGGACGCCGGCGAGGGTCATGACGTACGTCAGTTGGTTGGGCGTCACCCGGGTGTTCACCAGGTGCCGGTCCACGCGCAGCGAGACCTCGCGCATGTACAGGCGGCCGGCCCAGTGCTCCCCGCTGCGCCGGTCCTTCACCCCCGGCGGGTGGACCACGGGCCGTAGCTCAGCTACCGATGGCTTTGGCATAGTCGGCGTACGCGTCCCTGATCTGGTCGGTGGACAGGTCGAGGTGTTCGAGGATCGTGTACCGGCCGGGCCGGGTCTGCGGCGCGAACTCGACCGCCTTCACGAACTCGTCATCCGTGAAGCCCATCTCCCCGGGCAGCACGGGCAGGCCGTGCCGGCGCAGCACCTCGGCCATGAGCAGCGCCATGGCGCGGTCGCCGCGCAGGAAGGTCGCGAAGGTGCCGCCGAAGCCGCACTGCTCGCCGTGGAGCGCGTTGCGCCGCGGGTAGAGCAGGTCGAAGGCGTGGCTGATCTCGTGGCAGGCGCCGGACGCGGGCCTGGTGTCGCCGGTGATGGACATCGAGATGCCGCAGAGCACCAGCGCCTCGGCGAGGATCGTCAGGAAGCTGTCGTCGCCGATGCCGCCGGGGTGGCGCAGCACGGAGTCGCCGGCGCTGCGGGCCATCGCCGCGGCCAGGCCGTCGACAGGCTCGCCGGTTTCGCGGTGCGACAGCTCCCAGTCCGCGATCGCGGAGATCTTGCACGTGACGTCGCCGATGCCGGCCCGTACGAAGCGGGCGGGGGCGTCGCGGATGACGTCCAGGTCGATGACGATCGCGATCGGGTTCGGCACGCCGTACGAGCCGCGGCCCGCGTCGTTGTCCAGCGTGGACACCGGCGAGCAGAGGCCGTCGTTCGCCAGGTTGGTCGCCACGGCGACCATGGGCAGCCCGACGCGGGCGGCGGCGTACTTGGCGGAGTCGATGACCTTGCCGCCGCCGAGGCCGACGACCGCGTCGTACCTGCCGCTCTTCTTGATGGAGTCGGCGAGCCGAACGGCGCCGTCGATGGTGCCGTCGGCGTCGACGAACCAGTCGGCGCCCGGGAACGCGGGCGCGAAGCGGTCGCGCAGCGCCTGCCCGGAGCGCGGGCTGATGGCGAAGGCCAGCCGGCCCGTCGGCGCCACGCGCTGGTCGGACAGCAGGTCGCCGAGGTGGTCCAGGGCCCCGGCGTGGATGTCGACCGTCAGCGGGGACGGGATCAGTCGGCTCAATACCGGCACGCGATCTCCCTGCCCTTGGCGAGGTCGTCGTGGTTGTCGATCTCGACCCAGGCGATGTCCCCGATGGGCGCGACGTCGATCTTGAAGCCGCGGTTGACCAGCTCCTGGTAGCCGTCCTCGTAGTAGAGGTCCGGGTCGCGCTCGAAGGTGGTCTTCAGCGCGTCGGCCAGCTCGTCCGCGGCGGCGCTCTCGATGAGGGTGACGCCGATGTACTCGCCGGTGGCCGTGGCCGGGTCCATCAGCTTGGTGATCTGCCGGACGCCCTTGTCGGGGTCGGCGACGACCTTCATCTCCTCGTCGGCGAGCTGCTTGACCGTGTCGAGGGCGAGGATGATCTTCCTGCCGTCGCCGCGGGCGGCGAGCAGGGTCTTCTCGACGGAGACGGGGTGGACGGTGTCGCCGTTGGCGAGGATCACGTCGTGCCTGAGCGAGTCCCGGCCGCACCACAGGGAGTAGGCGTTGTTCCACTCCTCTGCCTTGTCGTTGTCGATCAGGGTGAGCTTCAGTCCGTACGCGCGCTCCAGGGCGTCCTTGCGCTCGTACACGGCCTCCTTGCGGTAGCCGACGATGATCGCCGCCTCGGTGAGCCCGATCTCGGCGAAGTTGCCGAGGGTGAGGTCGAGGACGGTGGTCTCCCCGTCGACGGGCACCAGGGCCTTCGGCAGGGTGTCGGTGTAGGGGCGCAGACGCCGTCCGGCGCCGGCCGCCAGCACGAGGCCGATCATGCGGGTTCTCCTGTTTCGTCGTGTACTGCGGGGGCTCCGGAGGAGACCCAGAAGCGGATGCTCTCGGTGAGCACCACCAGCGCCACGGCCACGGCGATGGCCGCGAGCGCGAACGTGAAGCCCGTGCCGGTCAGCAGAGCCGCCGCCAGCGTGACCGCCAGCGCCCGTCCCTCGTGCCCGCCGATCGCCCGCACCAGCCGGCGCGGGGGCGCACCCGTGCCGCCGCGGATGCGGTACACGGTGTCGTAGTGATGGTAGGCGACGGCGGCCACCAGTCCGAAAGCTGCAGGAAGTGCTCCGTTCACCTCGGAGCGGGCGGCGAGCACCAGGACGAGCCCGTACTCGGCGGCCCGGAAGACCGGCGGCACGAGCCAGTCCAGCGGCCCGGCGAGCGGCCGGGAGACGGCGAGTGCCGAGGTCAGGACGTAACCGACGGCGCCTATCAGGGGCCACCAGGTGCCGTACGGGGTGAAGAGCGCCAGCGCCACGAGGAGCGCGCCGCCGGCCGCGGCGAGCGCGGGCGCCATGCCGGTCACGCCCCACGGGAGGGAGCGCGCCGGGGCGCGCAGGGAGCGGGCGGCGGCCTCGGCGAGCGGGCCGGTGTCGGTCAGCTCGTCGAGGGCCTTGAGCGCCTGCTCGCTGCGGGGGACGCGGCGCCTGAGGGAGCGCAGCACCCGGCCCGCGGTGGTGTAGGAGGCGGCGAGCCCCATGCCGACGAGCAGGACGACGAAGACGACGCGCGGCGTGGTGACGGCGGTGAGCACGGCGATCAGCGCCCAGCGTTCGCCGATCGGCAGCACGATCATGCGGCGCAGCCACACCGTCCAGCCGAGCCGGTCGAGCCGCTCGGACAGCGCGGCCGTGGGACTGGTGTCGGCCGCCGCCGCGGTGGTGCCGGCGAGGGACTCGTTGAAGGCGAAGTCGACGACGTGCCGGCAGGTCTGCAGCACCATGGCGGCCAGCGCGAGGGCCCACACGTCGTCGCCGTCGGCGTTGGCCGCGCCGAGGGCGAGGCCCGCGAAGTAGGCGTACTCCTTGGCGCGGTCGAAGGTGGCGTCGAGCCAGGCGCCCAGCGTGGAGTACTGCAGCGAGTAGCGGGCGAGCTGGCCGTCGGTGCAGTCCAGCACGAACGACAGCAGCAGCAGCGCGCCGGCGGCGACGAAGCCGGCGCGGGTGCCCGTGGCCGCGCAGCCGGCGGCGAGCACGGCGGTGGCCAGGGAGGCGGTGGTGACCTGGTTCGGGGTCAGGCCGCGGTTGGCGCACCAGCGGGCCAGGTAGCGCGAGTAGGGGCTGATGAAGAAGGTGGTGAAGAACCCGTCGCGGCTCTTGACCGCGGCGCGCAGCCGGGCCTTCTCCTCGTCCACGGCGGCGACCGCGTCCGTCGCCTTCGCCCGGGCCAGGGCGTCCTCGGGTACGGCCGCCACCAGCACGCCCAGCTCCGGCCGGGCCAGCGGGCCGTCGGCGTCGGCGAGTTGCGCGGAGGTCTGCTCGGCGACGCCGTCGAGGGTCCGGCTGCGCATCACCGCGCGGGAGAGCGCGGTGCGGGCCGCGGGGGTGCGCACCGCCACCACCCCGGGCACGGCCGCGCCGGGGAAGCGGGGGTCGGCGAGGGTGAGCCGCAGGCTGTGCCGGTGGCCGACGAAGCGGCTGTCGACGAGCGCGACCCCGCCGTCCCCGGGCAGCAGCGCGAGGACGGTGGCGGCGTCTGCCACGTCCGCGGCGGTACGCACGTCGTCGTAGCCCAGCGACCTCAGGTCGCTCTCCAGGGGGGACCCGGGAACGGGCGGGCCGATCAGGATTGCGGTCCGCAGACGAACTCACTCCTTGGCAGGCGGGACGACAGGCGGGACCGCCCCTCCCCCGTCCGGCCGGGCGGCTGTCGGCAGAGGTTAGCGGATCCCTGGAACCCCGGGTTCACCGCCCGTTCGCCTCGACCGGGTGGCGATCATCATTTCGCAGCTCGCACCCGTGCTCCAAACCGGGGCGGTAGTGTTCCGCCATGACGTGGTTGATCACCGGCGGGGCCGGTTACATCGGCGCGCATGTCGTGCGGTCCATGGCGGGTGCCGGGGAGCGGGTCGTCGTGCTGGACGACGGGTCCACCGGCAATCCGGCCCGGCTGCCCGCGGACGTACCGCTGGTGCGCGGCACGTTCCTGGACCGGCTGCTGCTCGACCGGACCTTCGCCGAGTACGGCGTCACGGGCGTGGTGCACCTGGCGGCGAAGAAGCGGGTCGGCGAGTCCGTGGAGCAGCCGCTCTCGTACTACCGGGAGAACGTGCACGGCCTGGGCGTGCTGCTGGAGGCCGTGGTGGCCGCGGGCGTCCGGCGCTTCGTGCTGTCCTCCTCCGCCGCCGTCTACGGCACGCCGGACGTCGCTCTCGTCACCGAGGACACCCCCTGTCTGCCGATCAACCCGTACGGCGAGACCAAGCTCGCCGGCGAGTGGCTGCTGCGGGCCACCGGCCGCGCGCACGGGCTGGCCACCGCCTGCCTGCGCTACTTCAACGTCGCCGGTGCGGCCGCCCCCGAGCTGGCGGACACCGGGGTGTTCAACGTGATCCCGATGTTCTTCGAGCGGCTGACGGCGCACGAGCCGATGCGGATCTTCGGCGACGACTACCCCACCCCCGACGGCACCTGTATCCGCGACTACGTGCACGTGGTCGACCTCGCCGACGCCCACCTGGCGGCGGCCCGCCGCGTCGCCGCCCCGGCGGTCTCCGGCGACCTGACGGTGAACCTCGGCAGCGGCACGGGCGTGTCGGTGCGGGAGCTGACCGAGGTCGTCGCCGACGTCACGGGGCGGCGCGAGCACGCCCCGGTGGTCCGCCCCCGGCGCCCCGGGGACCCGGCCCGGGTGGTCGCGTCGTACGACCTGGCGGCCAAGGAGCTGGGCTGGCTCCCCCGGCTGGACGTGCGCGCCATGGTCGAGTCCGCCTGGGCGGGCTGGCTGCACAGCCGTCCGGCGGCGCGGCGCGGCTGACCAGCCGAGACGCTCGCAGGAGCGTTTCCGCAGGTCAGACGATGAAAACCGACTTCATGTCAGGGTTTGGCGAATACCCCCTGCCCGTAGTTCACTGAGATCGTCGGGCGGGCAGGAGGGCTGTCCGCGACCGTCTCGGGAACCGGAGGGCACGCGGCATGGGCGCTGGGCACGACCACTCCCACGGACCGGCCGCCGGCACGGCCTCCGCCGCGCACCGCGGCCGGCTGCGCGTCGCCCTGCTCCTCACGCTCTCGGTGCTGGGGCTGCAGGTGGTCGGCGGGGTGATCACGGGTTCGCTGGCGCTCGTCGCGGACGCCGGGCACATGGCGACCGACGTGGTCGGGCTGTCCATGGCGCTGCTGGCGATCCACTTCGCGAACCGGCCGACGAGCGAGCGGCGCACCTTCGGCTTCGCGCGGGCCGAGATCCTGGCGGCGCTGGCGAACTGTCTGCTGCTCTTCGGCGTCGGCGGCTACATCCTCTACCAGGCGGTGCGCCGCTTCATGGACCCGCCGGAGATCGAGGGCGGGCTGACGTTCGCGTTCGGTGCCGCGGGCCTGGTGGTCAACCTGATCTCGCTGGCGCTGCTGATGCGCGGCCGGCAGGAGAGCCTGAACGTGCGCGGCGCCTTCCTGGAGGTGCTGGCGGACGCGCTCGGGTCGGTCGCGGTGATCATCTCGGCGCTGGTGATCGTCACCACCGGCTGGCAGTACGCGGACCCGGTCGCCTCGCTCGCCATCGGCTCGATGATCATCCCGCGGACGTTCCGGCTGCTGCGGGAGGCGCTGGACGTGCTGCTGGAGGCGGCGCCCAGGGACGTGGACGTCTCCGAGGTGCGTACGCACATCCTCGCGCTGCCGGGCGTGGTGGAGCTGCACGACCTGCACGTGTGGACGATCACCTCGGGGATGCCCGTGATATCGGCGCACGTCGTGGTCAGGGAGGACGTGCTGCAGGCCGTGGGGCAGGAGCGGCTGCTGCACGATCTGCAGGGGTGCCTCGGCGACCACTTCGACGTCGACCACTGCACGTTCCAGATCGAGCCCGTCGGACACGCCGAGCACGAGGCACATCTCTGTCATTGAGCCGTCGCCGGTAGGGCAGACTGAACGAGGCGTTCCGTCGTCTCCGCCCGCCGCGGCACCCGGGGCGGCGCTGCACCGGACGCCGTAGATCGGACGCGAAGGATGGGCATGCCGGCCGCTACCACCGAAGAGATCATGCTGGAGCTCGTCGACGAGGACGGCACCACCGTCGGCACCGCCGAGAAGCTGTCCGCGCACCGGGCGCCCGGCCGGCTGCACCGCGCGTTCTCCGTATTCCTCTTCGACACCGCCGGCCGGATGCTCATCCAGCAGCGGGCGCTCGGCAAGTACCACTCCCCCGGCGTGTGGTCCAACTCGTGCTGCGGCCACCCCTACCCGGGCGAGTCGCCGCTGGCCGCCGCGGCCCGCCGGACGTTCGAGGAGCTGGGTGTCTCGCCGGCGCTGCTGGCCGAGGCGGGGACGGTGACGTACCACCACCCGGACCCGGAGTCGGGACTGGTCGAGCACGAGTACAACCACCTCTTCGCCGGGCTGCTGCGGGCCGAGCCGCGGCCGGCCGCGGACGAGGTCGGCGCGGTCGCCTTCGTCACGGCGGAGGAGCTGGCCGAGCGGCACGCCGAGGACCCGTTCTCGGCGTGGTTCATGACGGTGCTCGACGCTGCCAGGCCGGCCATCCGGGAACTGACGGGGCCGGCGTCCGGCTGGTGAAGCCGGGCAGCGGGAGGGAGGCCCAGATCACCTTCCCGCCGTCGACGGTGTGCTGGACGTCGCAGGCACCGCCCGCCTCGTGCGTGAGCGTCTTGACGAGCAGCAGGCCCCGGCCGCCCGTCTCCGCTTCGTCCGCCTGCAGGGCCTTCGGGCGGTACGGGTGCTGGTCCCGGACGGCGACGCGGACCCAGCCGGCGCTGACCGACAGCTCGACGCCGATCTCCGGGGAGAGCACACCGGCGTGCCGGACCGCGTTCGTCACCAGTTCCGAGACGATCAGCAGCACGCTCTGCAGCAGTTCGTCGCCGATGGGCACGCGCCGGCGGACGAGGAGCTCGCGTACGGCGTGCCGGGACTGGGGCACGGAGGAGTCGAGCGCCGGGGCGTCGAACTTCCAGGTGCCCTCGTAAGCCGCCGGGACGACCTGCCCCGGCTCGGGTCTGAGTCTTCCGCCGTCGTTCACCGCCGGCACCTGCTTTCACTACCGCTCACCCTCCGAGTGTTGGCAATCACCGTCAGCTCACCCCCCATCGCGCAGAACTTGACTGGCTTTCGTCACCTTCCGACCGGCTGCGCCATGACCGGCCTGCGTTGAGATCGAAATAATCGGTTGCCGATTCCCGTTGAGCCGTCGTACGTTCCCAGTGCCCTGCAGTCGACGATTGGAGAAGGTGTTGCTCGTCTGAGGTCTCTTCGGCACCGTGCCCGCGGCGTTTCCCGTGTGCGGCACGTGCGACCTCATGGCTCGAGCCACCTCTCCCTCCTGCAGGGCACCCAGCCCCGCTCCCGTTCCACCCGGCTCTCCCAGGTCGCCGTCCGGTGCCGACGCCGCCCCGTCGCACCCCTACGAGCCCACCGGGAGACGCCATGTCATTTCCCTCCACGCCGCACACCGCGGCCTCCGTCATCTGCTCCGGGCTGGCCTTCACCTGGCCCGACGGCACGACCGTCTTCGAGGGCTTCGACCTCGCGGTCGGCCCCGGCCGCACCGGGCTGGTCGGCCGCAACGGCACGGGCAAGTCCACGCTGCTGCGGCTGATGGCCGGGGAGCTGAGCCCGGCCGCCGGCACGGTCAGGGCCGCGGGCTCGGTCGGCTACCTGCCGCAGAACCTCGTCCTCGACACCGCCGCGCGGGTCGACGCGGTGCTGGGCATCGCCGGTGTGCGGCGCGCGCTGCACGCGATCGAGGCGGGGGACGCCGCCGAGGAGCACTTCACCGCCGTCGGCGACGACTGGGACGTCGAGGAGCGTGCCCGCGCCACCCTCGACGAGCTCGGCCTGGCGCACGTCGGCCTCGACCGCACCATCGGCGAGGTCTCCGGCGGCGAGTCGGTGCTGCTGCGGCTGGCGGCGCTGCTCATGCGGCGGCCGGACGTGCTGCTGCTGGACGAGCCGACGAACAACCTCGACCTGACGGCCCGCCGCCGGCTGTACGCGGCCGTGGAGTCGTGGCCGGGCGTGCTGGTGATCGTCAGCCACGACCGCGAACTGCTCGACCGCGTCGACCAGGTGGCAGACCTGCGGGACGGCGAAGTCGCCTGGTACGGCGGCAACTTCACGGCGTACGAGGAGGCGCTGGCCGTCGAGCAGGAGGCCGCCGAGCGGACGGTGCGCTCCGCGGAGGCCGACCTCAAGCGGCAGAAGCGCGAGCTGGCCGAGGCCCACGAGAAGCTGAGCAAGCGCAAGCGGTACGCCGACAAGCAGTTCGCGAACAAGCGCGAGCCGAAGATCGTCATGAACGCGCGCAAGCGGGAGGCCCAGGTCTCCGCCGGCAAGCACCGCATCATGCACGAGGAGCGGCTGAAGGACGCCGGCAAGCGGCTGGACGAGGCGGAGGCGGCGGTACGGGACGACGACGAGATCCGCGTCGACCTGTCGTACACCGCCGTGCCCGCGGGCCGGGAGGTGTTCACGTTGCGCGGACTGGAGCTGCGCTACGGCGCGCGGGTCGAGGCGCTGCAGGTGCGCGGCCCGGAGCGGATCGCCCTGACCGGGCGCAACGGCGCCGGCAAGTCGACGCTGCTGCGCACGGTCGCCGGAGAGCTCGCCCCGCGGGCCGGTGAAGCGGCGGTGCACGTGCCGCTGCGCTATCTGCCGCAGCGGCTCGACGTGCTCGACGACGCGCTGAGCATCGTCGAGAACGTGGCCCTGCTGGCGCCCGCGGCGACCAACCAGCAGATCCGCGCCCGGCTGGCCCGGTTCCTGTTCCGGCAGGGCAGGGCGGACCAGATCGTGGGCACGCTGTCGGGCGGAGAGCGGTTCCGCGCCACGCTGGCGGCCCTGATGCTGGCAGAGCCGGCACCGCAGTTGCTGATGCTGGACGAGCCGACGAACAACCTGGACCTGGCGAGCGTGCGGCAGTTGGTCCGCGCGCTGGAGTCGTACGCGGGGGCGCTCGTGGTGGCCAGCCACGACGTGCGGTTCCTGCGCGACATCGGGATCACGCGCTGGCTGGCGCTGGACGGGGAGGTGAGCGACATCGAGCCGCTGTAGATCCGGGGCTCCGCCCCGCCGTGAGAGGCTCCCGGGCATGAGCGAAGGTGAGCTGCGGTGCAGCACCGACGGGGGCGTGGCGACGCTGGTCATCAGCAACCCGGCCAAGCGCAACGCGATGACGCCGGACATGTGGCGCGCGCTGCCCGGACTGCTGGCGGGGCTCGCCGCGGACCGGGCGGTACGCGCGGTGGTGCTCACCGGCGCGGGCGGCACGTTCTGCGCGGGCGCCGACATCGGCTCGCTGCGGGCGGGCAGCGAGGGCACGCAGGGCCTCGCCGAGGCCGCGGAGGAGGCGCTCGCCGCCTTCCCCAAGCCGACGCTGGCCGCCGTACGAGGGCACTGCGTGGGCGGCGGCTGCCAGCTCGCGGCGGCCTGCGACCTGCGGTTCGCCGCCGAGGACGCGCTGTTCGGGGTCACCCCGGCCAAGCTGGGCATCGTCTACCCGGCGGGCGCGACGCGCCGGCTCGTGCGGCTGGTGGGCCCGGCGACGGCGAAGTACCTGCTGTTCTCCGCCGAGTTGATCGACGCCGCGCGGGCGCTGCGCACCGGCCTGGCGGACGAGGTGCTGCCCGCGCCGGAACTCGGCGCGCGGGTGGCGGAGTTCACGTCGGTGCTCGCGGCGCGCTCGCAGCTCACGCAGGCGGCGGCGAAGGACTTCGCGGACACGGCCGCGGTGTACGGGGACGACGGCTCGCCCGCCGGCGCCGGTTCGGACGCGGCACGTGTCGCGCACTGGGCCCGGCAGGCGCGCGCGGCCGGCGACACCGCGGAGGGCGTGGCCGCGTTCCTGGAGCGCCGCGAGCCGCGCTTCACCTGGACGGTCTGACCGCCGTCGCCCCGGCCCCCGGACCCCGCCGCGCGGTCAGTCCCGTACGCCTTCGAGGACGAACCGGCTGCGGGAGCGCAGCAGTCGGACGATCTCCGCCGGCGCCTTCTCCGGTGCGCCCGCGTCGTAGGGCGGCTGCGGGTCGTACTCGGTGGCGAGCTGAACAGCCTGCCCCCTCGCGTCCCCCTGGAGCCGCCCGACCAGTGTCAGGCTCATGTCGATGCCGGCGGAGACCCCGGCGGCGGTGACGTACTTGCCGTCGAAGACCACCCGTTCGCCGGCCGGCTCGGCGCCGTGGGCGCGGAGCTGCTCGCGGGCGAGCCAGTGCGAGGTGGCGCGGCGCCCGCGCAGCAGGCCGGCGGCGGCGAGGACCAGCGAGCCGGTGCACACGGAAGTGGTCCACCGGGTGTGCTCGTCCACGGCCCGCAGCCACTCGTGCAGCGGCCCGTCGGCCATCTGCTCCGACTGGCCGGGCCCGCCGGGGACGACAACGATGTCCGGCCGCCCGACCTCGTCCAGCGCGGCGTCGGCGACCACGGCGAGGCTGCCGACGTCGTTGCGTACCGGGCCGCGGGCCTCGGCGACGGTGACGACATCGGCGCCGCTCATGCGGCCGAGCATCTCGTACGGGCCGACGGCGTCGAGGGCGGTGAAGCGGTCGAAGAGCACGATGGCGATCTGCATGGTTCCTCTTCCTCTTTCGTTCGGGTCGGTGGACCGCGCTGGCGGTACGGACGGTTCAGGCGGCGGCGAAGCGGCGGCGGTACTCGGCGGGCGAGGCGCCGAGGCTCCGGACGAAGGCGCGCCGCATCGCCTCCGGGGTGCCGTAGCCGCAGAGCCGGGCGACCTCCTCGACGCCGTACGCGCTGTCCTCCAGCAGCCGGCGGGCCGCCTCCAGGCGCACGCCGTCGACGTACCGCCCGGGCGTCACGCCCGTCTCGGCCCGGAAGGCGCGCGCGAAGTGGCGCGGCGAGAGGCCCGCCCGGCCGGCCAGCGTGTCCACGGACAGGTCGCCGCCGGGGTGTTCGTCGATCCACTGCTGCACCGCGCGCAGCGGCTCCCGCTGCGCGGTCTGGGCGGCGAGATGGGTGCTGAACTGCGCCTGGTTCCCCGGGCGCCGCAGGAACACCACGAGGTGGCGGGCGATGCGCAGCGCGAGGTCGCGGCCCAGGTCCTCCTCGACGAGCGCGAGCGCGAGGTCGATGCCGGAGGTGACGCCGGCGGAGGTGGCCACGTCGCCGTCGCGGACGAAGATCGGGTCGGGGTCGACGTCGACGGCCGGGTGGCGGCGGGCGAGTTCTTCGCAGTACGACCAGTGGGTCGTGGCCCGGCGCCCGTCCAGCAGCCCGGCGCCGGCGAGCAGTTCTGCGCCGGTGCAGACGGAGACCACCCGCCGGGCGGCGGGCGCCCGGTCGCGCAGCCAGCCGGTGATCTCCGGCTGCGGGCGGCGGGCGCCGTGGCCCCCGGGCACGACGAGGGTGTGCGGCGCGGGGGCGCCGGCCAGCGGGCCGTCGGGCGTCAGCGTGAGCCCGGAGGAGGCGCGCACGGGCCGGCCGCCGACGGAGGCGGTGCGTATCCGGTACGTGCCGGGGGTGGCCCGCTCGGCGCCGGCGAACACCTCCAGCGGGCCGGTGAGGTCGAGGCTCTGCATGTCGTCGAAGAGGACGAAGAGGACGGTGCGCGCTGCCATGGCTCCATCGTGGGCTCCGGCCGCGCCGGCAGCAATGACGAAGATCCCACCTTTCCTGCCATGCCACCGCACCGCCCCCTTCTCTTGCTAAGCGTCCGCTCAGTAGCCTGGCCGCATGACGTCACTCCCGCCGCGCGCCGGCCGCCGCTGCCAACAGGTCCTCAATCCGCTGCACTCGGCGATCTACTTCGCGCCGGAGTTCACCGAGGAGTTCGCGGGCATCGGCATCGACGGCTGGCACGCCGCGTACTTCACCGCCCGGTCCGCCGCCATGGGTCCCGTCGGTCCCGGCGTGGTCACCGCCACCTTCTACAACTACAGCCACCGACTGGCCGCACAGCACCTGCCCGCCGCCTGGACGGCCGCGGACCCGGACACGGTGCTGGCGGCCCGGCTGCGCGTCGCCGACGCCGTGCTGCGGCGGCTGCTCGGCGAGGAGACGATCGCCTCGCCGGAGCTGGCCGAGGCCGCGGAGCTGGCGCAGCGGGCGGCGGCGGGCGGCGAGCGCGCCGGCCGGGCGCTGTACGCGGCCGAGGAGGAACAGCCGGTGCCGGACGCCCCGCACCTGGTGCTCTGGCACGCCGCGACCCGGCTGCGCGAGCACCGCGGGGACAGCCACAACGCGGTGCTGGCCCACGCCGGGCTCGACGGCCTGGAGTCCCAGGTCACCCACACCGCTTCCGGGTTCGGCTTCACGCCCGGGTTCGCGCAGTACTCGCGCGGCTGGGATGCGGAGGAGTGG
Proteins encoded:
- a CDS encoding CDP-alcohol phosphatidyltransferase family protein, whose amino-acid sequence is MPKPSVAELRPVVHPPGVKDRRSGEHWAGRLYMREVSLRVDRHLVNTRVTPNQLTYVMTLAGVLAAPALLVPGITGALLGVLMVQLYLLLDCVDGEVARWKQQFSIGGVYLDRVGAYLCDAAVLVGFGLRAADPWGEGSADWLWAFLGTLAALGAVLIKAETDLVGVARHQQGLPPVKESAAEPRSSGVAVARKAASALKFHRLILGIEASLVILLLAILDLIKGDLYFSRLGVVVLAAIAMLQTLLHLVSILASSRLR
- a CDS encoding iron-containing alcohol dehydrogenase family protein, with product MPVLSRLIPSPLTVDIHAGALDHLGDLLSDQRVAPTGRLAFAISPRSGQALRDRFAPAFPGADWFVDADGTIDGAVRLADSIKKSGRYDAVVGLGGGKVIDSAKYAAARVGLPMVAVATNLANDGLCSPVSTLDNDAGRGSYGVPNPIAIVIDLDVIRDAPARFVRAGIGDVTCKISAIADWELSHRETGEPVDGLAAAMARSAGDSVLRHPGGIGDDSFLTILAEALVLCGISMSITGDTRPASGACHEISHAFDLLYPRRNALHGEQCGFGGTFATFLRGDRAMALLMAEVLRRHGLPVLPGEMGFTDDEFVKAVEFAPQTRPGRYTILEHLDLSTDQIRDAYADYAKAIGS
- a CDS encoding phosphocholine cytidylyltransferase family protein, with amino-acid sequence MIGLVLAAGAGRRLRPYTDTLPKALVPVDGETTVLDLTLGNFAEIGLTEAAIIVGYRKEAVYERKDALERAYGLKLTLIDNDKAEEWNNAYSLWCGRDSLRHDVILANGDTVHPVSVEKTLLAARGDGRKIILALDTVKQLADEEMKVVADPDKGVRQITKLMDPATATGEYIGVTLIESAAADELADALKTTFERDPDLYYEDGYQELVNRGFKIDVAPIGDIAWVEIDNHDDLAKGREIACRY
- a CDS encoding DUF5941 domain-containing protein encodes the protein MRTAILIGPPVPGSPLESDLRSLGYDDVRTAADVADAATVLALLPGDGGVALVDSRFVGHRHSLRLTLADPRFPGAAVPGVVAVRTPAARTALSRAVMRSRTLDGVAEQTSAQLADADGPLARPELGVLVAAVPEDALARAKATDAVAAVDEEKARLRAAVKSRDGFFTTFFISPYSRYLARWCANRGLTPNQVTTASLATAVLAAGCAATGTRAGFVAAGALLLLSFVLDCTDGQLARYSLQYSTLGAWLDATFDRAKEYAYFAGLALGAANADGDDVWALALAAMVLQTCRHVVDFAFNESLAGTTAAAADTSPTAALSERLDRLGWTVWLRRMIVLPIGERWALIAVLTAVTTPRVVFVVLLVGMGLAASYTTAGRVLRSLRRRVPRSEQALKALDELTDTGPLAEAAARSLRAPARSLPWGVTGMAPALAAAGGALLVALALFTPYGTWWPLIGAVGYVLTSALAVSRPLAGPLDWLVPPVFRAAEYGLVLVLAARSEVNGALPAAFGLVAAVAYHHYDTVYRIRGGTGAPPRRLVRAIGGHEGRALAVTLAAALLTGTGFTFALAAIAVAVALVVLTESIRFWVSSGAPAVHDETGEPA
- the galE gene encoding UDP-glucose 4-epimerase GalE, translating into MTWLITGGAGYIGAHVVRSMAGAGERVVVLDDGSTGNPARLPADVPLVRGTFLDRLLLDRTFAEYGVTGVVHLAAKKRVGESVEQPLSYYRENVHGLGVLLEAVVAAGVRRFVLSSSAAVYGTPDVALVTEDTPCLPINPYGETKLAGEWLLRATGRAHGLATACLRYFNVAGAAAPELADTGVFNVIPMFFERLTAHEPMRIFGDDYPTPDGTCIRDYVHVVDLADAHLAAARRVAAPAVSGDLTVNLGSGTGVSVRELTEVVADVTGRREHAPVVRPRRPGDPARVVASYDLAAKELGWLPRLDVRAMVESAWAGWLHSRPAARRG
- a CDS encoding cation diffusion facilitator family transporter; its protein translation is MGAGHDHSHGPAAGTASAAHRGRLRVALLLTLSVLGLQVVGGVITGSLALVADAGHMATDVVGLSMALLAIHFANRPTSERRTFGFARAEILAALANCLLLFGVGGYILYQAVRRFMDPPEIEGGLTFAFGAAGLVVNLISLALLMRGRQESLNVRGAFLEVLADALGSVAVIISALVIVTTGWQYADPVASLAIGSMIIPRTFRLLREALDVLLEAAPRDVDVSEVRTHILALPGVVELHDLHVWTITSGMPVISAHVVVREDVLQAVGQERLLHDLQGCLGDHFDVDHCTFQIEPVGHAEHEAHLCH
- the idi gene encoding isopentenyl-diphosphate Delta-isomerase; this encodes MPAATTEEIMLELVDEDGTTVGTAEKLSAHRAPGRLHRAFSVFLFDTAGRMLIQQRALGKYHSPGVWSNSCCGHPYPGESPLAAAARRTFEELGVSPALLAEAGTVTYHHPDPESGLVEHEYNHLFAGLLRAEPRPAADEVGAVAFVTAEELAERHAEDPFSAWFMTVLDAARPAIRELTGPASGW
- a CDS encoding ATP-binding protein translates to MNDGGRLRPEPGQVVPAAYEGTWKFDAPALDSSVPQSRHAVRELLVRRRVPIGDELLQSVLLIVSELVTNAVRHAGVLSPEIGVELSVSAGWVRVAVRDQHPYRPKALQADEAETGGRGLLLVKTLTHEAGGACDVQHTVDGGKVIWASLPLPGFTSRTPAPSVPGWPAWQRRAPS